A stretch of DNA from Candidatus Methylomirabilota bacterium:
CCACCTCAAGACCTGGCGTCGGAACGGCGGCGAGCCCCGGATGGGACGGCAGCTCCGCGCGCTCTTCAACGCCGCCGGCGTCAGTGACCTCCGGATCACGGCCGCGGTGTGGTGCTACGCGACGCCGAGCGAGACCGTGGAATGGGGGGAGTCCTACGCCGAGCGCCTCCTGACTTCCCCGATGGGCCAACGCGCCGTCGAGTACGGGTACGCGTCCCGGTCAGATCTCGAGGCGATGGCCGCCGCTTTCCGGGGCTGGGCCGTTCACCCCGACGCGTTCTGGGCCTTCATCCACGTCGCGGCCCTCGCCCGAAAACCCGGGTGAACCCGGGAGCTGGAAGGAGATCACTCGCTCGAGCTGGCGCATTGCCTGTCTTCGGCCAGCCGAATTTGTCCTCTCACCTCATGACCTCATCCGCCCTGAGCAGGAGCGACTGCGGAATCGTCAACCCCAGCGCCTTGGCAGTCTTGAGGTTGACATCTCCAGTGAGGTATCGCAATGGCTGAAATGAGCGAGGTGCGTCACCTGAGTGTGTCGATCGCGCGAAGCGCCGAGCTCGTCTACGACTTTCTGTCCGATCCAGCTAGCTTTCCGAAGTGGGCATCAGGGCTGGGTACGCTGAGCCGAGTAGACGGGCGATGGGTAGCGCAGACGCCCGACGGTCCAATGCAAGTTCGCTTCTCCGAGCGAAACGCATTCGGAGTTCTGGATCATTGGGCTACGCCACAGCCCGACGTTCAGATCTACATTCCACTACGCGTCGTAGCCAACGGCGAAGGATGCGAGCTGATCTTCACCCTCTTTCGCCAACCGGGCATGGACCAAGAGAGGTTTGAAGCCGATGCCGAATGGGTGAAGCGTGATCTCAACGCCGCCAAACACCTTCTAGAGGGAGCATGATGCCTAACCAGCCATTGGAGACGGACCTTCGCCAGCGAGCTTCGCTCGCCGGCTCGGCCCCTCAATGGCGTCGTCAGCCGCAAGCCAATGAAGGGTGCGCCAAGTAACGAAGGAGACCGACATGAGGCTCATCAAGGTCCTTACCTGGCCAATCTGGAGTCTGGCATTCACCCTGACGGCCCTTCCGGGCCTGGCCGCCGACTACCCGGCGCCGAAGGAGGGCAGCTGGGTGGTGCGCGACTTCCGCTTTCACACCGGCGAGGTCCTGCCCGAGTTGCGCCTCCATTACACAACCGTGGGCGCGGCCACCGGCGAGCCGGTGCTCATCCTGCACGGCACGACCGGATCGGGCGCCGGCATGCTGAGACCCGTGTTCGCCGGCGAACTCTTCGGCCCCGGGCAGCCGCTGGACGCCAGCCGTTACTACATCATCTTGCCGGACGCCATCGGCACCGGCAAATCCTCCAAACCCTCGGACGGCCTGCGCGCGAGCTTCCCGAAGTACAGCTACGACGACATGGTCCATGCCCAATACCGGCTGGTCACGGAGCACCTGGGCGTGCGGCATCTGCGGCTCGTGCTGGGGAACTCCATGGGCGGCATGCACACCTGGATCTGGGCCCAGAGATATCCTGACTTCATGGACGTTGCGGTGCCGATGGCGTCGTTGCCGACCGAGATGTCCGGCCGCAACTGGATGACGCGCCGCCTCATCGTCGATTCCATCCGCAACGACCCGGAGTGGATGAACGGCAACTACACCAAGCAGCCACGCAGCCTGCAGTTCGCCTCGGTGTTCTACGGCATCGCCACCAACGGCGGGAATCAGGCGCTCTACAAGGCGGCGCCGACGCGCGAGAAGGCCGACCAGCTCCTCAACCAGCGCCTGAGCGCGCCGTTCCGCGGTGATGCCAACGACCACCTGTACCAGTGGGACGCGTCGCGCGACTACAACGCCTCGTCGGGCCTGGAGCGCGTCCAGGCGGCACTGTTGGCGATCAACTCGGCGGACGACGAGCGCAATCCGCCGGAGCTCGGGCTGCTGGACCGCGAGATCAAGCGCGTGAAGGACGGGCGCGTGCTGCTGATTCCCGGTAGTGACCAGACCGCCGGCCACGGCACCACCTTCCAAGCGAGATTCTGGAAGCAGGACCTGGCCGAGCTGCTGCAACGCGCGCCGCGCCGCGCGAAGTAGCCCCGCAACATGCTTCTCACCCATCTTGGCCAGATGCCACGAGTCGAGCCGAGCGCGTATGTCGCGCCGACAGCGACCGTGTGCGGCGACGTTGCGATTGGTGCGCACTGCCGGATCATGCACGGGGCCTCGATCGTCGCCGAAGGCGGTCGAATCGAGATCGGCGAGTGCGGCATCGTCATGGAAAACGCCGTCGTGCGTAGCACCGGCCGTCATTCCACCCGCATCGGCAGCCACTGCCTGATCGGGCCCAACGCGCATCTGGTGGGGTGCTACGTCGAGGATGAGGTGTTCATCGCGACGGGCGCAGCCGTCTTTCACGGTGCCCGCCTCGGGAAGGGCTCGGAGGTGAGGATCAACGGAGTCGTCCACCTTCGATCCAGCCTGCCGCCTGGCGAGACAGTGCCGATCGGATGGGTGGCCGTCGGTGACCCGATCAAGATTCTTCCTCCCGACCGGCACGAAGATATCTGGGCGGTCCAGAAACCGTTGAACTTTCCGCTTTTCGTCTATGGCTTCGACCGGCCGGACGCCGATATGGTGAAGATCACGAAGCGTCTCTCAGATGCGTTGGCGTCACACCGGGATGACGCCGTTGTTTCCTGATCCCGCCGTGCAGCGTTGGACTCCAGCATCGGCTGGACGGTGCCGAGATCGCCGAACGGAAGGTCGCGTTCCCATCCGTAGACGGGCCCGGGAGTGACCGGAAGGAGCCGGGGCTACGGAGGTGGTGCGGCCCCTTGAGGGCGCCGAGCCGGGACGGGACCCGGCGCGGCCACGAGTCTCCGGGCGAGGGCGAGCAGGGAGAGGTCGGCGCCGCGGGCCCCCACCAGCGACAGCCCCAGCGGGAGGCCGTCGAGCTCGGCCAACGGCAGGCTGACCTGCGGGAGCCCGCCGAGCCCGGCGAGGCACAGGAGGTGCATCGCCTGGTGCCGGTAGCGGACCTCGATGTCGTCGACCGGCGTCTGCTTGCGCGGCGCCACCCGGGGTGAGGTCGGCAGGCAGAGCACGTCGCCCGCGCCGACGACCGCGTCGAGCCGGGCCCGAATGGCGCGGTGCCGCGCGGTGGCGGCATCGACGTCCGCGGGCGCCACGCGGGCCGCCCACTCGAAGCGCTCCTTGATCCCCGGTCCGAACGCGGGCCTCGTCCGCGTGATCCACTCGCCGTGGTTCGCCCAGATCGCCGCCGCCTGGAGCACCCGGAACGTCTCGAACCACGCCGGCAGCCCCTCGGCGCTGACCGTCACCTCCACGGGCGGCCCGAGACGTCGCGCGATCTCGGCGACCGCCGGGGCGAGCGCGCCGGCCACTCGCGGCTCGACCAGGCCGAAGGCGTCCGTCGCCACGAGCAAACGGCGGGGCGGGGCCGGCTCGGTCGTCGAGTCGTCCAGCAAGACCCGCCCTACCCGCTCGAGCACCTCGGGATCACGCGCGAACCACCCCACCACGTCGAAGGGCGGGCCGAAGGGGATGACGCCGTCGAGCGAGACGCGCCCGACCGTCGGCCGGAACCCGAGGATCCCGCAGTAGCTCGCCGGCAGCCGGACCGAGCCGCCGCAGTCGGTCCCCAGCGCGAAGTCGACGAGTCCGGCGGCCACCGCCGCCGCCGAGCCGTTCGACGACCCCCCCGGGATGCGGTCGGGCGCCCGCACGTTGAGCGGGGTGCCGTAGTGGACGTTCTCCCCGGTGAGGCTGTAGGCGAGCTCGTCGGTGTGCGTCTTCCCGATCATGCGCGCCCCGGCATCCAGGAGCCGTTGCACCGCGGTGGCCGTCACGTCGGCCGGCTCGTGCGTGCGGAGCCAGTCCGGATGGCCGAACCCCGTGCGGGCGCCCGCGATGTGGAAGACGTCCTTGACCCCGAAGCTGAGCCCGGCCAGCGGACCGCTCGGTGCCCCCGCCAGGGCCACGTGAGTGTGCCGGCAGAAGGCCCCGATCGGATCGTCGAAGGGCAGCGGGCCGGTGTCGCGCGCCGCCGGCGGCGTCACCCCAGAAGATCCTTCAACTTGGGGTGGGAGCGCCTGCTGCCGCTCCCCCCCAAACCCCCCCACCAGCAACCAGCTGTGTCGCGTGGCCCGCGCAGGGCAACCTCCCGCATCAAGTCCGTCACGGACTCTCAGCTCGGCCGCAAGAGCTGGGGGCGCTCGCGCCGGAAGGTCATCCGCCCGCGCTTCAGACCGAAGAGGGGCGTGGCCACCTCGGCCACGGCCGCCTCGGTCGAGGCGCAGTCGAGCACGACCAGGTCGGCCGACTTGCCGACGGCCAGCCCGTAGTCGTCGAGGCGCAGCAGCCGGGCCGAGCGCCGCGTGATCATCTCGAAGCAATCCCGCGCGCCGTCGCGCTTGCCCACCTGAGCGATGTTCGCGTAGAGGTTGGCGATGCGCACCAGCGAGCAGTCGCCGAAGGGGGTGAACGGGTTGAGGATGTTGTTGCTCGACAAGGAGCAGTTCACGCCGAGCGCGAGCAGCTTGTGGACGGGCACGACCCCCCGCAGGACGCTGTGCTCCTGGTGGCGGCCCATCAGGTAGAGGTCGGTCGCCGGGAGGACAGTCAGCGCCACGCCGGCGCCGGCGGCGCGCCGCCCGACCTCTTCCAGGCGCTTGGGCGGGACCACCGACAGCTTGGTGACGTGCCCCACCGCGACCCGGCCGCCGTAGTGGTACCGCTCCGTCTGCGCGCAGACGTACTCGATGTCCCAGTCGTCGGCCGTGTGACCGAAGTCGAGGTGCATGTCGATGTCGACGTCGAACTCGCGGGCCAGCTCGAAGACGCGGTCGATCTGGCCCTTGGGATTGCTGTCGGTGTAGGGCGCCGCCCCCACCGCGCGGGCGCCTTGCCGGAGGGCGGCCACCATCAGCTCGTCGGTCCCCGGATTGTTCAGGAGCCCCTCCTGCGGGAAGACGCAGATCTGGAGGTCGATGCCCCACCGGTACTCGTCGACGAGCGGGCGCACGCCCTCGAACCCGCGCAGGCCGATGCCGGGATCGACTTCGAGATGGGTGCGCATGTGCGTCGTGCCCTGCAGGATGGCCTGCTCGAGCGTCGCCGCCCCGCGCCGGTGGACGTCCTCGGCGGTGAACGCCTTCTTGGCCGCCGCGACCTGGCCGATCGCCTCCTCGAGCGTGCCCTCGTCGGAGCGGCAGCGGTCCAGGAGCCGGGACTTGTCCAGGTGGATGTGCGTCTCGACGAAGCCGGGCGACACCAGCCGGCCCTCGATGTCGATCTCCCGGCCAGGGGCCGACAGACGCGGGCCTACATGGGCGATGCGACCGCCCTCGATCCCGATGTCGGCGAGCGCGGCGGGATCCGCCGCGCCCGCGATGCGCGCGTTCCTCAGGATGAGATCCATGACCCGACCTCCTCTCGTTGTCTCACACCGCGCCCAGATAGGCCTGCTCGACGACGGCCTGGCCGCGAAGGGCGGCCGCCGGGCCCTCGTGGACGATCCGCCCGGACTCCATGACGTAGCCACGGTCGGCGACGGCCAGGGCCAAGGTCGCCATCTGGTCCACCAGCAGGATCGTGGTGCCGTCGTCGCGCAGCTCGGTGAGGGCCTCGAACAGGCCCGCCACCAGCGTGGGCGCGAGACCCAGCGAGGGCTCGTCGAGCAGCAGCACGCGCGGTCGCGCCGCCAGGCCTCGGGCCAGAGCCAGCATCTGCTGCTCTCCCCCCGAGAGCAGGCCGGCCCGCGCGCCGAGCCGGGACCGGAGCGCGGGAAACCGCGCCAGCAGGCCTTCGAGCTCCCCGGCGCCGATCGGCGTGCCGCGGCCGTAGGCGCCGAGCCGGATGTTGTCGAGGACGCTGAGCTCCGGAAAGACCTGCCGGCCCTCGGGGACCAGGACGAGTCCGGCTCGGGGACGGGCGTGAGCCGGCAGGGTCGTCACCTCGCGGCTTCCGAGGCGCACCGAGCCGGCCAGCGGACGGTGCAGTCCGGAGAGCACGCGCAGGAGAGTCGACTTGCCGGCGCCGTTGGCCCCCAGCACGGCCACCAGCTCACCGGACCGCACCGCCAGATCGATCGCGCGCAGCACCGGCGCGGCGCCGTAGGCGGCGTCGAGCCGCTCGACGGCGAGGATCCGCTCCTCGCCCGGACGCCAGCCGCCCGGGCGGGGCCGCGTCGCCACGTCTCCCTCGCCGAGGTAGGCCCGCAGGACGGCCGGGTCCCGCCGCACCTCGTCGGGCGCGCCGCGCGCGATGCACCGGCCGGCGTCGAGCACGACCACCTCGTCCGAGACGCCCATCACGAGCCGCATGTCGTGCTCGATCAGCACCACGGCCACCCCGGTGGCCGCGATCCCGCGCAGCAGCCCGCCGAGGCGCTCGGTGTCCGCGGAACCGAGGCCGGCGGCGGGCTCGTCCAGCATGAGGACCTGCGGCTCGGCGGCGAGCGCGCGGGCGATCTCGACCAGCCGCCGGTCCACGTGGGGCAGCTCGTCGGCGAGGCGGTCGACCGGGCCGCGGTACCCCACGTAGGCCAGCAGACTCTCGGCCTCTCGCCGGAGCTCCGGGGCATCGCGGCGCCCCAGGACGGCGGCGCCGAGCGAGCCGAGGCGCCCGCGGCGCCGCGCGATGACGACGTTGTCGATGACGGTCAGGCGTCCGAAGAGCTGGCTCGTCTGGTACGTGCGGGCGATCCCGGCGCGGGCCACCGCGTGGGACGGCGATCCGGTGATCGTCTCCGGGCCGAGCGTCACCGACCCCTGATCGGGCCGGTAGAGCCCGCAGATCAGATTGAGGACGGTCGTCTTGCCCGCGCCGTTGGGGCCGATGAGGCTCGTCACCCGGCCGCCCCGGGCCGTGAAGGTCACGCCGTCGACGGCGCGCAGGCCGCCGAACGAGATGCCGAGGCCTTCGATCCGAAGCGGCGCGCCGGACGCCCGCTCGGCGAGGAAGACGGCCACGTCGAGGTCGCGCTGCGGGGCGGGCCCGGGCGGCCGCCGGCCGCGCAGGCGGGCGAGGCCTCCCACGATGCCGTCGGGGGCCAGCCACAGGACCACCAGCAGCAGACCCCCGAAGAAGAGCAGCCGATATTCGGCCAGACCCGCCAGCACCTCGGGAAGCAGGACGGCCACCAGGGAACCCAGGAGCGGACCGGCCACCGTCCCGGCCCCCCCGACGATCACCACGAGGAGGAACAGGATCGACTGGAGCAGCGAGAAGCTCGACGGGCTGACGAAGGCGGTCAACGGCGCGAAGAAGGCGCCGGCCACGCCGGTGACGACCGCCGACAGGACGAACGCGGTGGTGCGGACGCGCACGGAATCGAGGCCGATCGAGCCGGCCGCGATCTCCGAGTCGCGCACCGCTCGCATGGCCAGGCCCCAGGGGCTCCCCGCCAGGCGCTGGAACAGCAGCATGGCGACGGCGGTGAGGCCGACCACCAGCATCGCCAGCGCGCGTTCGTCGAAGCTCCACCCCAGGATCGCCGGCGGCGGGATGTTGAGCAGCCCGTTGGCGCCGCCGGTGAGACCGCGCCACTCGGTGGAGCCGTGCTCCACGATGAACGCGAAGGCGATGGTCACCATCGCGAGGTACGGCCCGCTCACGCGGAGCGCGGGCAGCGCCAGCAGCGTGCCCACCACGGTGGTGATGAGCGCGGCCGCCGCCAGCGCCACCCAGAAGCCGACGCCGTAGGTCGTGGTGAGGATGGCGACGGTATAGGCCCCGATGGCATAGAAGCCCACGTGACCGAGCGAGACCTGGCCGGTCAGCCCCAGCAGGATGTTCAGCCCGAGGCCGGCCATCGTGGTCAGCCCGAGCGTCGTCAGGATGAAGAGCTGATAGCTGTTCCCGAGCAGGGCCGCGGTCAGGGCCAGGGCGATGAGCCCGGCGGCGGCGGCGCGGGCGGCCATCACACCCGCTTCAGGGCGGCGCGCCCGAAGAGCCCGGTGGGCATCGCGGCCAGCGCCACGATCACGAGCGCGAAGGTCACGATCTGCGTGTAGGGCGAGCCCATCGAGGCGGTGACGAGCGCTTCCACCAGGCCGTACACGAAGCCGGCGACCACGACACCCCACGGGCTCGTGATGCCGCCCAGGATGGCGACGGCGAACGCCTTGATGCCGAACAGCGTCCCCATGTCGGCGGACACATTGAACAGGGGCGCGATGAGGATCCCGGCGACCCCGGCCAGGACGGTGGACACCGCGAAGCTGGCCGTGATCGCGGCTCCGACGTCGATGCCCATGAGCCGGGCCGCGTCCGGGTTCTGCACGACGGCCAGCATCGCCTTGCCGCGCCGGGTGCGCTGGGACACCAGGTGGAGCGCGACGGCCAGCGCCAGGCCGACCACGGGGATGAGGATCTGGAGCGGGTAGACCCCGAGCCCGCCGACGTTGATCGTCTGGCGGGCCAGGGGCGACGGCAGGCTCCGCGGCTCCTTGCCGTACCAGAACAGCGCCGCGTTCTCCAGGATGATGCCGATCGCCACCG
This window harbors:
- a CDS encoding amidase, encoding MTPPAARDTGPLPFDDPIGAFCRHTHVALAGAPSGPLAGLSFGVKDVFHIAGARTGFGHPDWLRTHEPADVTATAVQRLLDAGARMIGKTHTDELAYSLTGENVHYGTPLNVRAPDRIPGGSSNGSAAAVAAGLVDFALGTDCGGSVRLPASYCGILGFRPTVGRVSLDGVIPFGPPFDVVGWFARDPEVLERVGRVLLDDSTTEPAPPRRLLVATDAFGLVEPRVAGALAPAVAEIARRLGPPVEVTVSAEGLPAWFETFRVLQAAAIWANHGEWITRTRPAFGPGIKERFEWAARVAPADVDAATARHRAIRARLDAVVGAGDVLCLPTSPRVAPRKQTPVDDIEVRYRHQAMHLLCLAGLGGLPQVSLPLAELDGLPLGLSLVGARGADLSLLALARRLVAAPGPVPARRPQGAAPPP
- a CDS encoding SRPBCC family protein — protein: MAEMSEVRHLSVSIARSAELVYDFLSDPASFPKWASGLGTLSRVDGRWVAQTPDGPMQVRFSERNAFGVLDHWATPQPDVQIYIPLRVVANGEGCELIFTLFRQPGMDQERFEADAEWVKRDLNAAKHLLEGA
- a CDS encoding amidohydrolase family protein produces the protein MDLILRNARIAGAADPAALADIGIEGGRIAHVGPRLSAPGREIDIEGRLVSPGFVETHIHLDKSRLLDRCRSDEGTLEEAIGQVAAAKKAFTAEDVHRRGAATLEQAILQGTTHMRTHLEVDPGIGLRGFEGVRPLVDEYRWGIDLQICVFPQEGLLNNPGTDELMVAALRQGARAVGAAPYTDSNPKGQIDRVFELAREFDVDIDMHLDFGHTADDWDIEYVCAQTERYHYGGRVAVGHVTKLSVVPPKRLEEVGRRAAGAGVALTVLPATDLYLMGRHQEHSVLRGVVPVHKLLALGVNCSLSSNNILNPFTPFGDCSLVRIANLYANIAQVGKRDGARDCFEMITRRSARLLRLDDYGLAVGKSADLVVLDCASTEAAVAEVATPLFGLKRGRMTFRRERPQLLRPS
- a CDS encoding gamma carbonic anhydrase family protein, whose translation is MLLTHLGQMPRVEPSAYVAPTATVCGDVAIGAHCRIMHGASIVAEGGRIEIGECGIVMENAVVRSTGRHSTRIGSHCLIGPNAHLVGCYVEDEVFIATGAAVFHGARLGKGSEVRINGVVHLRSSLPPGETVPIGWVAVGDPIKILPPDRHEDIWAVQKPLNFPLFVYGFDRPDADMVKITKRLSDALASHRDDAVVS
- a CDS encoding SAM-dependent methyltransferase; this encodes HLKTWRRNGGEPRMGRQLRALFNAAGVSDLRITAAVWCYATPSETVEWGESYAERLLTSPMGQRAVEYGYASRSDLEAMAAAFRGWAVHPDAFWAFIHVAALARKPG
- a CDS encoding alpha/beta fold hydrolase, whose protein sequence is MRLIKVLTWPIWSLAFTLTALPGLAADYPAPKEGSWVVRDFRFHTGEVLPELRLHYTTVGAATGEPVLILHGTTGSGAGMLRPVFAGELFGPGQPLDASRYYIILPDAIGTGKSSKPSDGLRASFPKYSYDDMVHAQYRLVTEHLGVRHLRLVLGNSMGGMHTWIWAQRYPDFMDVAVPMASLPTEMSGRNWMTRRLIVDSIRNDPEWMNGNYTKQPRSLQFASVFYGIATNGGNQALYKAAPTREKADQLLNQRLSAPFRGDANDHLYQWDASRDYNASSGLERVQAALLAINSADDERNPPELGLLDREIKRVKDGRVLLIPGSDQTAGHGTTFQARFWKQDLAELLQRAPRRAK
- a CDS encoding branched-chain amino acid ABC transporter ATP-binding protein/permease — its product is MAARAAAAGLIALALTAALLGNSYQLFILTTLGLTTMAGLGLNILLGLTGQVSLGHVGFYAIGAYTVAILTTTYGVGFWVALAAAALITTVVGTLLALPALRVSGPYLAMVTIAFAFIVEHGSTEWRGLTGGANGLLNIPPPAILGWSFDERALAMLVVGLTAVAMLLFQRLAGSPWGLAMRAVRDSEIAAGSIGLDSVRVRTTAFVLSAVVTGVAGAFFAPLTAFVSPSSFSLLQSILFLLVVIVGGAGTVAGPLLGSLVAVLLPEVLAGLAEYRLLFFGGLLLVVLWLAPDGIVGGLARLRGRRPPGPAPQRDLDVAVFLAERASGAPLRIEGLGISFGGLRAVDGVTFTARGGRVTSLIGPNGAGKTTVLNLICGLYRPDQGSVTLGPETITGSPSHAVARAGIARTYQTSQLFGRLTVIDNVVIARRRGRLGSLGAAVLGRRDAPELRREAESLLAYVGYRGPVDRLADELPHVDRRLVEIARALAAEPQVLMLDEPAAGLGSADTERLGGLLRGIAATGVAVVLIEHDMRLVMGVSDEVVVLDAGRCIARGAPDEVRRDPAVLRAYLGEGDVATRPRPGGWRPGEERILAVERLDAAYGAAPVLRAIDLAVRSGELVAVLGANGAGKSTLLRVLSGLHRPLAGSVRLGSREVTTLPAHARPRAGLVLVPEGRQVFPELSVLDNIRLGAYGRGTPIGAGELEGLLARFPALRSRLGARAGLLSGGEQQMLALARGLAARPRVLLLDEPSLGLAPTLVAGLFEALTELRDDGTTILLVDQMATLALAVADRGYVMESGRIVHEGPAAALRGQAVVEQAYLGAV
- a CDS encoding branched-chain amino acid ABC transporter permease, with protein sequence MLLFSAFVSGLGLGSMYGLLALGFYVTYAVSSTVNFAQGSSMMLGAVLCYTFAVTLKWGVPLAIAAALALCAAWGIAVERLAVRPFVRGGSNAWLMSTVAIGIILENAALFWYGKEPRSLPSPLARQTINVGGLGVYPLQILIPVVGLALAVALHLVSQRTRRGKAMLAVVQNPDAARLMGIDVGAAITASFAVSTVLAGVAGILIAPLFNVSADMGTLFGIKAFAVAILGGITSPWGVVVAGFVYGLVEALVTASMGSPYTQIVTFALVIVALAAMPTGLFGRAALKRV